The DNA segment tgtgtgtgtatatgtgtggttGGGGTGTGTGTGGTTGGGGTGGTGGGGGTTTGTGTGGGGAGgttggtgtggtgtgtgtggggtgaggggggtgtgtgtggggtggggtgtgtgtttgtgtgtatatgtgtggttggggtgtgtgtggtgggggtttGTGTGGGGAGgttggtgtggtgtgtgtgtgtgtggggtgaggtggggtgtgtgtgtgtgtatatgtgtggttGGGGTGTGTGTGGTTGGGGTGGTGGGGGTTTGTGTGGGGAGgttggtgtggtgtgtgtgtggggtgtgtgtgtgtggttggggTGGTGGGGGTGTGTGTCGGGGGGAGGGTGGTggggtgtgtggggtggggtggggtgtggggtgtaTGTGTCGGatggggtggtgtgtgtgtgtgtgtgtgtgtgtgtgtgtgtgtgtgtgtgtgtgggatggtgtgtgtgtgtggggggggggggggggggggggggggtctgtcctACAAAGACTGCAAGAGAATGCAAAACACCCTCCGCGTGATTAGAGGGGAACGAAACGTCGCAGAAATAattaaatctataaataaaaacagacgcATTTAATTCCTATATATAACCTAGAACCTGTTGTGGTCTAAATattctgaatgctttgtcattgacagcGAGCGCGCCAGCCACAGCTCTGAATAAAAGTGTTGCTCCCCCCTATAGAGTAACTAACCgcgcttcatgaagtcgaatgaaacctgctggataatgttacggTAACGTATTGAATTACACGCCGCTTTGTACTTTACCACATAATTAGcggaaaactgacaacaattgaaaaatgtgacatttcgaaatgaaATACCGTACTGCTACTATGGCTTCCTAcctgtagacttttttttttgcgatatcatttggtggtttctttaatttgcatgatattaaataaaatagatacattCTTTTCCTATAGTTTTCCTgtttatgcctcaatcctaaaattctaggtgctgcaaaTCTTTTCGTCCACAGCCGTTCAGCCTCGGCGGCTTCCGCAGTTTCTGCAAATCGGCGGTTGCGATGCAATGGGAAGACGAATTGCAACGCGTTCAGGGAGCAGCTCCCTTGTTAACAGAAGCGTGTTTGCACGGGTTGTTTGGTGTGGAGCAGCCGAAGGGCGAGCCTCTGTTTAATGATTAGCCGCTAAGCCGATAGCTATGACAGGACTCGCTGTGCTTTCACTCTCCCGGACTGTTTACCTCAACACGTGATCGGGCTGAACTTCACCCCACGCGGTTGCAAAAACATTGAGCAACGCTCCTGTTTAACTGTAAGGTGTGCACGGAGTCGACAGTGCAAGATTTATGAGTGAATTCATTACTTTTGTTTACGCTGTAAGTTCAAGACCAGACCATGTGTCATATCTTAACgtcgtacctctctgtgctttacaatgcttccctatgctttaccagacctctctgtgctttacaatgattccctatgctttaccatacctctctgtgctttacaatgcttccctatgctttaccagacctctctgtgctttacaatgcttccctatgctttaccagacctctctgtgctttacaatgcttccctatgcgttaccatacctctctgtgctttacaatgcttccctatgctttaccagacctctccgtgctttacaatgcttccctatgctttaccatacctctctgtgctttacaatgcttccctatgctttaccagacctctctgtgctttacaatgcttccctatgctttaccagacctctctgtgctttacaatgcttccctatgctttaccagacctctctgtgctttacaatgcttccctatgctttaccagacctctctgtgctttacaatgcttccctatgctttaccacacctctctgtgctttacaatgcttccctatgctttaccagacctctctgtgctttacaatgcttccctatgctttaccagacctctctgtgctttacaatgcttccctatgctttaccacacctctctgtgctttacaatgcttccctgtgctttaccagacctctctgtgctttacaatgcttccctatgctttaccagacctctctgtgctttacaatgcttccctatgctttaccacacctctctgtgctttacaatgcttccctatgctttaccagacctctctgtgctttacaatgcttccctatgctttaccagacctctctgtgctttacaatgcttccctatgctttaccagacctctctgtgctttacaatgcttccctatgctttaccagacctctctgtgctttacaatgcttccctatgctttaccagacctctctgtgctttaccatgcttccctatgctttaccagacctctctgtgctttacaatgcttccctatgctttaccagacctctctgtgctttacaatgcttccctatgctttaccagacctctctgtgctttacaatgcttccctatgctttaccagacctctctgtgctttacaatgcttccctatgctttaccagacctctctgtgctttacaatgcttccctatgctttaccatacctctctgtgctttacaatgcttccctatgctttaccagacctctctgtgctttacaatgcttccctatgctttaccagacctctctgtgctttacaatgcttccctatgctttaccatacctctctgtactttacaatgcttccctatgctttaccagacctctctgtgctttacaatgcttccctatgctttaccagatttCTCTGTGCTTAAAACAGAGGGTGGaaaacacttctttacacagagagtggtgagggtatgggatGGGTTACCAAGGGTTACTCAGCCTTGTTGTTGGTGCTGCTGATTCACTGGGATCTGTTTAAGAGCCGACTcagagtttactgctgtggtatccccctggtaaaagcacagcacagtgtagtaaagcacagagaagataatgaaccagcccccttctcaaagtttactgctgtggtatccccctggtaaaagcacagcacagtgtagtgaagcacagagaagataatgaaccagcccccttctcaaagtttactgctgtggtatccccctggtaaaagcacagcacagtgtagtgaagcacagagaagataatgaaccagcccccttctcaaagtttactgctgtggtatccccctggtaaaagcacagcacagtgtagtgaagcacagagaagataatgaaccagcccccttctcaaagtttactgctgtggtatcctccctggtaaaagcacagcacagtgtagtaaagcacagagaagataatgaaccagcccccttctcaaagtttactgctgtggtatccccctggtaaaagcacagcacagtgtagtaaagcacagagaagataatgaaccagcccccttctcaaagtttactgctgtggtatccccctggtaaaagcacagcacagtgtagtaaagcacagagaagataatgaaccagcccccttctcaaagtttactgctgtggtatccccctggtaaaagcacagtacagtgtagtgaagcacagagaagataatgaaccagcccccttctcaaagtttactgctgtggtatccctctggtaaaagcacagcacagtgtagtaaagcacagagaagataatgaaccagcccccttctcaaagtttactgctgtggtattcctctggtaaaagcacagcacagtgtttcTCCTGTGTGCTGAGCTGAGCTCTGTGTTGATGTCGGAGGCAGGTTGTTTTTCTCTTGCTTGCAGCTGCTCTTGCTCAGCATTAGTGAACATTCATCATCTGTTGTGCTCCAGTGACAATGCAAGCGGCTGACGAGATCCGGTCCCAGGGCTATATGTGTAGTGTCGGGGACCACCGCCGGACAAaatattaggaacacctgccatcgGACTGATCCACCTGCTCTAACACTTTCTCCACTgtcatctctcctctcccccactcctctctctctccactcctctctctctgtcctctctcctcccccactcctctctctccctctctctctcctctctctctcctctcccctccactcttctctccctctctctttctctccccctctctttctctcccctcctcctctctctctctccctccccactcctctctctctctctctctctctctctctctctctctctctctctctctcctctctctcttcactTGTATAATCTCTCTCTGATCTCTGTCTTTGTAGAATGCCAAGAGTGATGTGCATGTTTAACACTGCTGGGGTGTTTATGAATTACCGCTCCCAAATACCAGCACTGACGTGTCGCACTGAAAAgggggggctggttcattatcttctctgtgcttcactacactgtgctgtgcttttaccagggggataccacagcagtaaactttgagaagggggctggttcattatcttctctgtgctttactacactgtgctgtgcttttaccagggggataccacagcagtaaactttgagaagggggctggttcattatcagACAAGGTTGAGAttaattttttaaatcaatcaaagcccacaggtgttaTTAATCGATTAATTATTAGTCGATTAAAACcacaagtgtgtgtgtttgtgtgtgtgtgtgtgtgtgtgtatatatatgtgtgtgtgtgtgtgtgtgtacagatgAACACACAGATAGATATAGATAATTATACAGGTACATAGAGACAGATATAGACCGATAGACGGGAGAGGCAGTGTGTGAGAGAGGTAGACATGTGTATAGAGAGGTGAACACGTAGATCTAGTGATACTGAGAAAGGCAGGTCGAGAGATAGCCTCCGTTTCAGCTTGCAGTGTTTTTTGCTGCAGCCTCGTGTCAGACTGCAGTGTGACAGTGACTCCAGCCTGACCCCTGCTGACGGTAACAGAGAACTGCAGCTCCGGCAGTGAGGGTGGGAGAGACGGACGGCTTGGCAGAGTGGAGTTTGGACCTGTTTTGAGGATTTTGATCAGCATAAATCTGCTTTTGCATTCTGAAAGCCGTCTCTCTTGTGTTACTGTTTGCAGGACTAAACAAGTGCAATCCTGCTTAGTgaagtaaagcacagtaaaacatagtaaagcacagggaagcattttaaagcacagagaggcacggtaaagcatagggaagcattgtaaagcactgagaggtctggtaaagcatagggaagcattgtaaagcacagagaggtctggtaaagcatagggaagcattgtaaagcacagagaggtgtggtaaagcatagggaagcattgtaaagcacagagaggtgtggtaaagcatagggaagcattgtaaagcacagagaggtctggtaaagcatagagaagcattgtaaagcacagagaggtctggtaaagcatagggaagcattgtaaagcacagagaggtctggtaaagcatagggaagcattgtaaagcacagagaggtgtggtaaagcatagggaagcattgtaaagcacaaagaggtgtggtaaagcatagggaagcattgtaaagcacagagaggtattttaaatgcatgtggGAAAAACTTGTGGGAGAATTGCAAAATGACCGTGCATATTTACcctggtgaacttttataagagaTGTTTTTGGTGGGATAGTTAGTGAATTTACATTGAGACACGAGAAAGATTTCTATTCTTCTTCCTGAGGTCTGTGTCAGTAAATTCATTTCCTCTGCGTGGTTTCAGTGCTGTAAGGCAGTCTCGCTGTGTTAGTCATGCTGAATCACCCACACCTGGGGCCCCTCACCTGAGTCACAGGCCTGCCTCTCTAATCTCTAAACTCTCTCTAATCCACCCTTTACTCTCTCAAGAGATTTTGTATAGACcatccctgttctctctctctctctctctcttcctaaccccctcctctccccctgttCTGAAGGATTTTGTAGACGCTTCACCCTCTCGGTGTGCTTGTGTCTGGCTCTGTGTGTTATCTTTACCTGTCAGCATGTAtctgctctccctctcccctgaGTGTAGGACATCTCttcatttcacacagtttgagcaggCAGTGCGGTGTGGTGCTGTGCGGTGAGGGGGGCTTTGTGACGTTCGATTCTAGAAACAGTACCATGTCCTGACCTAATGGCAGGTGCATAGGATTTGGAATCTCAATGGAAGCGAATGGGCCATAATTGACTGTGTTATGCAGAATCCTACaatcaaatacagaaataaaggAATCAACACACTCAAAGAAGTAAAAATATGACAAGATTTTAATCTTATCTTAGTGGTCACTGAATGAATTATTATAATTcttaaatattaattttttttcaattttttttcaattttttagaaaaaaaaaaaaaaggttttgtttttttacagttttggCAACAGTTTCGTTACAGAATAAAGCGAATGACATCGCGGTGAAGAGCCTCTGTTTCACAAAGCAAAGATAAACCccgccccctctccccccccaccCTCCAATCAGATTCAGGCTGAGGCGCTTGTCCCGCCCTCACTCACCAGGTGATCCTGCATTCCGATGGGTCACTTCCAGGTTTAGAAACGTCTCTTGTAATTCCATTTTCCCGGAAAATTCCCAGAAAAATTCCACCAAAATTTCAATAGTCCAGCAAAAATTCCAAGAAGATTCTAGCAGAAATGTTCCTGGCGTCATCGCCAGGGTGTTTATAAAATCCTTTCCTTGTTCTCCTTCTTATTTAGTgtgtcgttgttgttgtttttttttggcagaaagaaagttataaaaaaatatataaaaacgcTAGCAGGAGAGAAGCCGTGCTCATGGGAACGGGGGCGCAGTAGGTTAGAGGTCAGCGGTCAAAGTGCAAACACATAAGCCCCCCCTCTTCCTTAGTGCAACACTGAGCCCCCCCATCTACAAGCAACTCACTAAAAATCCACTAGACTAAAACCcagtgtctgtccgtctgtctgtctgagtgtgtgtgtgtgtgtgtgtgcgtgtgtgtgtgtgtgtgtgtgtgggtgtgtgtgtgtgtgtgtgtgtgggtgtgtgtgtggggggtgtgtgtgtgtgtgtgtgggtgtgggtgtgtgggggggggtgtgtttgtgtgtgtgggtgtgtgtgtgtgtgggggggtgtgtttgtgtgtgtgtgtgtgtgtgggtgtgtgtgtgtgtgtgtgtgtgtgtgggggggtgtttgtgtgtgtgtgtgtgtgcgtgtatttagaaatactagaagaaacttcacaaaaaatcaatgacaaatgtttcgacttgattgaagacactgagaaagacttctagtggaaacatttctcATTGAAGTTATTAAAGTTTTTTGTAGCGTTTCTAAACTCAGCACTGTTGAATGTTGAATAGTTATTGGTGagctatctgtgtgtctgtattgctgtctctgtgtgtgtgtgtgtgtctgtgtgtgtgtgtgttgctgtctgtctgtctgtctgtctgtatttctgtctgtgtgcgtgtctgtgtctgtctgtgtgtgtgtgtgcgtgtctgtgtgtgtgtgtgtgtgtgtctgtgtgtgtgtgtctgtgtgtctgtctgtctgtctgtctgtctgtgtgtctgtctgtctgtgtgtgtgtgtgtgtgtctgtctctgtctgtctgtctgtctgtctgtgtgtgtgtgtgtgtctgtctgtctgtgtgtgtgtgtgtgtgtctgtctctgtctgtctgtctgtctgtgtgtgtgtgtgtgtgtctgtctgtctgtctgtgtgtgtgtgtgtctgtctgtctgtctgtgtgttgctgtctgtctgtctgtctgtctgtctgtctgtgtgtctgtctgtctgtgtgtgtgtgtgtgtgtctgtctctgtctgtctgtctgtgtgtgtgtgtgtgtgtgtgtgtctgtctgtctgtgtgtgtgtgtgtgtgtctgtctctgtctgtctgtctgtctgtgtgtgtgtgtctgtctctgtctgtctgtctgtctgtgtgtgtgtgtgtgtgtctgtctctctgtctgtctgtgtgtgtgtgtgtgtgtctgtctctctgtctgtctgtgtgtgtgtcggtgtgtttgGTTACCATACTGTATTTCCAGCCCCTGTATTGTTCTTTGCCGCACAGTCAAGTTGcaggtctgtgtttttttttaatccagtttTGTTCTCGTTTTTTAATTCCCACAATCGCTTCACGAGATAAATCCAAAGAAAATCCTGCAGCATCATTTTCTTCCGTGGAACTGACCTGCCCTCGCATCCACGCATTGTGTGGAGTCACAGCCCACGCTCCCCGTGGCACCTTTGTGTATTGTGGTCATTCCAGTTGTCTTGAATCTGATAACGTAGatgtcagggtcagggtcagggccagggtcagggtcagggtcagggtcagggtcagggtcagggtcagggtcagggccagggtcagggccagggccagggccagggccagggccagggtcaccagatttccagagtgaaaaaaaacaatatcttttgtttttcttcaattcattATATTAATCAGAACACAATAGGGACTAACTTAAAaggctaaaaagaaaaaatagccatgatccaggaagttaaacagaatattaagTATTGAACACaatctctttataatatacagcactagaccctgatattgatgcgatccagccctctgaaatatctttataatatatagcactagaccctgatattgatgcgatccagccctctgaaatgtctttataatatatagcactagtccctgatattgatgcgatccagccctctgaaatgtctttataatatatagcactagaccctgatattgatgcgatccagccctctgaaatgtctttatcaTATATAACACTAGACCTAGCAATCCCTCCTCGtatttcttaaataataataataataataataataataataataataataataataataataataataataataataatgaacttttTCTGTTTGATTGTAtcctgcagatttttttttttaatgatgattCATCTTCAGTTTTGatgaattttctttttctttttggggTTTCTTTCCAGTGGGATCCTGGGACCCAGGTTTCCTTGTTTTTTCAAATCCTTTCCCCTTGTTTTTAATGCTCTCGTCTCTCGTCTGTGAGTGCAGCCAGTCTAATTGATTCAATggaaatcatcccataggaatgggccagtaggaaCCTACGATCctcctaacccctaaatctaccctctACCCCCAAACCTAATCTCTACCTCTAAACCTAACTGTGTCACTATTAATGTCATTTTTACCAATATTTCAAtttttagcgccctctagtggCTACTCCATGCGACGTCCATTTAAGCTCCTGATCCGGACCGACTCTACCTGCTGGGAGGCTAgttaggtacctactggcccattcctatggtctgatttttgcttgatagcgtcccattgaatcgactgatCTCAGTCAGATCGGGTGGTGAGCGAGCGAGGGAGTCCGTGAGTccatccgtccgtctgtctgtctgtctgtcagccatTAAGAGTCATTAAGAGACACCGAGAAAGACTCTGAGTCGAAACGTCATTCGTCGAGTTTCTTTTGAGATCATTGTTCTTTCCAAAAGTTCCGGCGCTTTTGGTGGCTGCAGTATCCCGTTTTCATTTGTATTCCACGGAAAGCGCTGTCCTTTTTGTCTTGAGTAACATTTCAGTGCTGGAAGTCTGTCCTGGGATGATTAGATTTTTGGgggttttctttgtgtgtgtgtgtgtgtgtgtgtgtgtgtgtgtgtgtgtgtgtgtgtgtgtgtgcgtcggTATGTCTGTCAGTAtgtttgtatgtctgtgtgtgtgtgtttcagtatgtttgtatgtctgtgtgtgtgtgtgtgtgtttcagtatgtttgtatgtctgtgtgtttCGTAGCTATTCCTTCGCAGCGAGGCCCCTCCCGTGTGCTTGGCGTGTGCTTGGCATGTGGCAGCCCCGCTAGGACACGGAGAGAGCGAACAGGAACAGCATGGACACTGTGGCACAGAGATGCTCCCGGGACGGGCTGCTCCCACTGATACTTTTCTCCAGTTTGGGAATCTCTGAGTTGAAATCATCTGGGGAGAACGAgaaggagattatatatatataacagtttttttgaatgtaaagtgcccaattattttacccctgattttctccccaatttagaatgtccaattattttttccccctcaccACTCAGGAGATCTGAAGGGTTACTGGGAGACAGGAGAGAACACaacacagtgtagtaaagcacagagaagataatgaaccagcccccttctcaaagtttactgctgtggtatccccctggtaaaagcacagcacagtgtagtaaagcacagagaagataatgaaccagcccccttctcaaagtttactgctgtggtatccccctggtaaaagcacagcacagtgtagtgaagcacagagaagataatgaaccagcccccttctcaaagtttactgctgtggtatccccctggtaaaagcacagcacagtgtagtaaagcacagagaagataatgaaccagcccccttctcaaagtttactgctgtggtatccccctggtaaaagcacagcacagtgtagtaaagcacagagaagataatgaaccagcccccttctcaaagtttactgctgtggtatccccctggtaaaagcacagcacagtgtagtaaagcacagagaagataatgaaagTTTACTTCAGTCATTTTGCTTCTGTTAACTTTGATCAGGGACACGAGGAAGGAGGAAGGAGGCaatatgaaaagaaagaaaacaacgaGAAGAGCGAAAGAATAGAAAACAAATGAAGGGGAAGAGAAACGGGAGGAACGAAGCAGAGAGAGGCACGAAAGCATGCAAGGAAAAAACAAACGAACGAAAAAATGTGGAGGGTGAAGGAATGCGAGTCATGTGAAGGAGTAGCTGGATTCTGTCAGCGTGCCGGACTGATAACGAAGGGTCCGTCCGTCAAACACGAGAGAACAAGGAACCAGCCAATCACCAGCCAGGATCTGTCAACATTCCAGAACACCTTATCTTGTGTGCAGTGATGTCATCTCAAGCACGAAATGTACAGCACAGCTACAAAAATAATGACACTTTCTTATGTTATAGGCACTgcgttctgtattacactgaggggcgatggtagcacaagtacaGGGCAGCTTCAATGGGacgaggctgccattggtagaatgggaactagaatattttatttgtctgtttccCCGGTGAGGCGTTGTGAGAGctggtttaaaatgtttgaattgaTCGATTCATTTTTCGTTGTTGCTTTGACTTCTCCAGTCAGCTGTGAAGAGGGGCAGCGGGTTAATCAGCATTCCTgactgtgtgtgggggggttccAGTCTTACAcaagagcctgtgtgtgtgtgtgaatgtgtgtgtgtgtgcgtgcgtgtgtgtgtgtgcgcgtgtgtgtgtgtgtgtgaatgtgtgtgtgtgcgtgcgtgcgtgtgtgtgtctgcgggCTGCGTGTCTCTGTTTTTATTATGACTTAGTTCCATGATTGATGAAGTGTAATGCTCCGCTCTCTCACCTCAcatccctccctctccttccccttccccctcccctctccactctccccctcccccctccctcccctctcccttccctcccttctcctctgcccctcctctccccctctccccatgcacccttccccctcccctctccactctcccactcccctctcctctccccctcccacctcctctcccctctccatctccctctcccaatcccctctcccctcccatccaccctcccctcccccctccccctcccctatcTCCTCCCCCCATCCACCCTCCCCCCAtccaccctccctccccccctctccctccccctcctctcactAATGTCCTCGATCTTGATGTCGTCGGGTGTGAGAGTGAAGCTCAGCCGGGTTGGGTGCAGTTTGTCGTCTTCCAGCTGTGAGGctgcagcgagagagagagagagactgtcagTCCTGTTAGGAGAGGGACAGCAGACAGCAGAACTAGCCACTCAGTGTGGAGCTGCTCAGAGACGCCCCATAGACACTGCGCTGGGACCagtcccagctgcttctgtgtgaCTATGAGGGGGAacggagggggagggaggaggagtcTCTTCATATCTTTTTAGCACACACAGCTTGTTACTGCAGATTGGAATGGGGCAGTATGGCTACAGGTTAGTGCTGTACAGTGTAGCGATAGTTTAACACAGCATATCAGcgatggaaataacactcccattgcatagcggtgtgatccagtcctggttttactttgataatcagacacacctgagcttgttgcctagaaaGACTGGGGggtgatcaagctggtagtaaaacctggactgggtgccgctgctgtgcaatgggagtcttgccgCGTGGTACTCACTGGTGGAGCAGCAGACGTACACCTTCATCCTGAGGCAGGTGCGGCCGTGGTGATGCGTGGGCGTGGCTACGGGAGGAACAGAGACCACGGTTACACCAGCGGCGCATTGTAAACCACGCAGCTCCAAGCAGCCAATCACAGGGCGATACAACATCTCTGTACATCTATATAAGTTAATGCATATCGTGTCTGTAAACTACACTCACAGGTCTACTTGATGCACTGTCAGTACTCCCAGAGGCAGTCACGGATACTCACAGATGTAATAGAGGCAGTCACGGATACTCACAGATGTAATACAGGCAGTCACGGATACTCACAGATGTAATACAGGCAGTCACGGATACTCACAGATGTAATACAGGCAGTCACGGATACTCACAGATGTAATACAGGCAGTCACGGATACTCACAGATGGAATAGAGGCAGTCACGGATACTCACAGATGTAATACAGGCAGTCACGGATACTCACAGATGTAATACAGGCAGTCACGGATACTCACAGATGTAATACAGGCAGTCACGGATACTCACAGATGTAATAGAGGCAGTCACGGATACTCACAGATGTAATAGTACTCGTGGCCCACGTGGAACTCATAACCCAGGGAGAAGGCGCTGTAGCGCTGGAACTTCTCCGAGAACTTGATGGGGGCGTGGGGGGCGTGGGGCCGGTTGCACTCCCAGCGCTTGAAGCCCTGGGCCGGGTCGCAGCTCCGGTAGCCCTCGCGGTTCACCATGTACAGGACGTACTGCTCCATGCGCTGAGGAGGCGTAGAGGAATTGTAATGCGGGCAGTAGATATCCAGATAGTCGTTGACATTGACCTTCACAGTGTAGCCCGCCTGTCTGAGACtgggagacacagagacacagagac comes from the Acipenser ruthenus unplaced genomic scaffold, fAciRut3.2 maternal haplotype, whole genome shotgun sequence genome and includes:
- the LOC117395435 gene encoding ephrin-A3 → MEQYVLYMVNREGYRSCDPAQGFKRWECNRPHAPHAPIKFSEKFQRYSAFSLGYEFHVGHEYYYISTPTHHHGRTCLRMKVYVCCSTTSQLEDDKLHPTRLSFTLTPDDIKIEDINDFNSEIPKLEKSISGSSPSREHLCATVSMLFLFALSVS